In Limisalsivibrio acetivorans, one genomic interval encodes:
- a CDS encoding LysM peptidoglycan-binding domain-containing protein, whose protein sequence is MKRLGIIAAVLLSVSCATTGVKNDASDKAPQAEPVKQVSSDNETEQRAEIEIEFPEFTFLGEELRNRELDYALLEPGKPDFSIENITHDRYDYDEIPLVMNSRFDYYVKRFAEDIPNVFQKWLERSNRYLYLVKEILRREGVPDELAYLPFTESGFNPTARSRAGASGMWQFMRGTGKVYGLDDNFWMDERRDFEKATTAAARHLRDLHEDLGDWYLAMAAYNAGMGKVLRAIRRYGTRDYYKLVRYRYLKRETKDYVPKYMAQRYLFCNYKQFGFETPVEEPLNFRKVKVNSQANMYVIAKLAGVDYDVLTDLNPELKTPVTPPMDEYYIRVPYGTEEKTQEQIAKMSPEELLQYRVYYAKRGQRLSTIARKFNMPVEDIQAANGIYYNRIVVSTPLFIPVLEHFDPELNRNFVKDLKRYNPRVHTVRRGDTMYGIAHKYGLSLYELMSMNRNINPRRIRPGQAVIVSVDYKRPKKHYVPSKKSYNYTASKKNVDGKKKVHRVRSGENLWNIARAYGTSVSSIKSLNGLAGNTIKPGETLVIASTKDSAPKTVVNHTVRRGESLWDIATAYGTTVNDIKQQNGLRTNTIQPGQKLNVKGNSIKQRMHTVRRGDSLWEIAQRYGTTISAIRRANRLQSNTIQPGSVLVID, encoded by the coding sequence ATGAAAAGATTAGGTATTATTGCAGCTGTGCTGCTCTCTGTTTCATGTGCAACAACTGGCGTTAAAAATGACGCATCAGATAAAGCTCCCCAAGCGGAGCCTGTAAAACAGGTTTCCTCTGATAATGAGACCGAGCAGAGGGCCGAGATAGAGATTGAGTTCCCTGAGTTCACATTCCTCGGAGAGGAGTTAAGGAACAGGGAGCTGGACTACGCCCTCCTTGAACCGGGCAAGCCCGACTTCAGTATAGAGAATATCACCCACGACCGCTACGACTACGATGAGATCCCACTCGTGATGAACAGCCGCTTCGACTACTACGTGAAGCGCTTCGCCGAGGATATACCTAATGTTTTCCAGAAATGGCTCGAACGCTCAAACCGCTATCTTTATCTTGTTAAAGAAATCCTCCGCCGTGAGGGTGTGCCGGACGAGCTGGCTTACCTCCCCTTCACCGAAAGCGGATTCAACCCCACTGCACGCTCACGAGCCGGCGCAAGCGGCATGTGGCAGTTCATGAGGGGCACTGGCAAGGTCTACGGACTGGACGATAACTTCTGGATGGATGAACGCAGGGACTTCGAAAAAGCCACCACAGCTGCCGCAAGGCATCTTCGTGATCTGCATGAAGACCTTGGCGACTGGTACCTCGCCATGGCCGCCTATAACGCCGGCATGGGGAAGGTTCTACGTGCCATCCGCAGATACGGCACCAGAGACTACTACAAACTCGTACGCTACCGTTACCTTAAGCGTGAAACTAAGGACTACGTGCCCAAATACATGGCTCAGCGTTACCTTTTCTGCAACTACAAGCAATTTGGATTTGAAACCCCCGTGGAAGAACCGCTGAACTTCCGTAAGGTAAAGGTAAACTCCCAGGCCAACATGTACGTTATCGCAAAGCTGGCCGGTGTGGACTACGATGTCCTTACTGATCTCAACCCCGAACTCAAAACCCCCGTAACACCACCCATGGATGAATACTACATCCGCGTGCCCTACGGAACCGAAGAAAAAACACAGGAACAGATCGCAAAAATGAGCCCCGAAGAGCTCCTTCAATACAGGGTATACTACGCAAAAAGGGGGCAGCGACTAAGCACCATAGCACGAAAGTTCAACATGCCGGTTGAGGACATTCAGGCGGCAAACGGGATATACTACAACAGAATAGTGGTAAGCACCCCCCTGTTCATCCCTGTACTAGAACATTTCGATCCCGAACTTAACCGCAACTTCGTAAAGGATCTCAAGAGATACAACCCCAGGGTACACACCGTACGCCGTGGGGACACTATGTACGGCATTGCCCATAAATACGGCCTCTCCCTGTACGAGCTGATGTCCATGAACAGGAATATCAACCCCCGAAGGATCCGCCCCGGACAGGCTGTAATAGTATCAGTGGACTACAAAAGGCCCAAAAAGCACTACGTACCATCCAAAAAGAGCTACAACTACACAGCCTCAAAAAAGAACGTGGACGGTAAAAAGAAGGTTCACAGGGTCAGAAGCGGTGAGAATCTCTGGAATATCGCCAGAGCCTATGGAACCTCCGTAAGCTCCATAAAGAGCCTGAACGGCCTTGCTGGCAACACCATCAAGCCCGGCGAAACCCTCGTTATCGCAAGCACAAAGGACTCAGCACCCAAGACAGTTGTGAACCACACCGTAAGAAGGGGTGAGAGCCTTTGGGATATCGCCACCGCCTACGGAACAACCGTAAACGACATAAAACAGCAGAACGGGCTTCGTACAAACACTATACAGCCGGGTCAAAAGCTGAATGTTAAGGGTAACTCCATAAAGCAGAGGATGCACACCGTTCGAAGGGGGGATTCCCTTTGGGAGATAGCCCAGCGCTACGGAACAACTATCAGCGCCATACGCAGGGCAAACAGACTGCAGAGCAACACGATACAGCCCGGAAGCGTGCTCGTCATAGACTAA
- the coaE gene encoding dephospho-CoA kinase (Dephospho-CoA kinase (CoaE) performs the final step in coenzyme A biosynthesis.): MYLGLTGNIATGKSTVAKMFEELGCYSIDADAISREVMAKDGRAYAGVVEEFGSEILDENGEIDRAALKGIVFGNEKRRLALEKIVHPHILRREDELVGEIKGKDDKAFIITQAALSVEKGTYKRFDALIVVYSDPVTQLERLSERDGINEREALRIMASQMPMSDKIRYADYIINNSGTLDETREDVNRVYTLLRMMEKAVNRIKRDNPEAV; encoded by the coding sequence ATGTATCTTGGACTAACTGGTAATATCGCCACAGGGAAAAGCACCGTGGCGAAGATGTTTGAGGAGCTCGGCTGCTACAGTATTGATGCCGATGCCATAAGCCGTGAGGTAATGGCGAAGGATGGAAGGGCATACGCCGGGGTTGTCGAGGAGTTTGGTAGCGAGATCCTTGACGAGAACGGTGAGATAGACCGTGCCGCACTTAAGGGTATCGTATTCGGCAACGAAAAGCGCAGGCTCGCACTTGAGAAGATAGTTCATCCGCATATCCTCCGCAGGGAGGACGAGCTTGTGGGGGAGATAAAGGGTAAGGACGATAAGGCTTTTATCATAACCCAGGCCGCCCTCAGTGTTGAGAAGGGAACCTATAAGAGGTTCGATGCGCTGATAGTTGTCTACAGTGATCCGGTAACCCAGCTCGAAAGGCTTTCGGAGCGGGACGGGATTAACGAAAGGGAGGCACTTAGAATAATGGCCTCCCAGATGCCTATGAGCGATAAAATCCGCTATGCGGACTATATTATAAACAATTCAGGAACCCTCGATGAAACGAGGGAGGACGTGAATAGGGTTTACACCCTTCTGCGTATGATGGAGAAGGCTGTAAACCGTATTAAGCGAGACAATCCGGAAGCTGTTTAG
- a CDS encoding YkgJ family cysteine cluster protein has product MSARDDSRIECLMCGACCIAFDIKEIGKRAGEPCSHLTSERKCSIYENRPWGCRGYRPDELCVLLSTLDEEERVGIMRRIYGCDEQPE; this is encoded by the coding sequence ATGTCCGCAAGGGATGACAGCAGAATAGAGTGCCTTATGTGCGGTGCGTGCTGTATCGCCTTTGATATAAAAGAGATTGGGAAGAGGGCTGGTGAGCCATGTTCCCACCTTACATCGGAGCGCAAATGCTCCATATACGAAAATCGCCCCTGGGGATGCCGGGGGTACAGACCGGATGAGCTGTGTGTTCTCCTCTCTACTCTGGATGAGGAGGAGAGGGTTGGTATAATGCGCAGAATCTACGGCTGTGATGAACAACCGGAGTAG
- a CDS encoding fumarylacetoacetate hydrolase family protein, whose amino-acid sequence MKLLRFRDGKVEKKGAVVDGKVRRVQGSFFEEYVITEEEHSLDDIEFLPPVLPSKVVCVARNYAAHAKELGNEVPETPLIFLKPSTAVNSHEGVVEYPPSSSQVDYEGELGVVIGKHCKNVKPEKAEEFIFGYTALNDFTARDIQKEEGKFTRAKSFDTFAPFGPFIETDMDWRSKRVQTRVNGETKQDGTTEQMIFDIPTLISFISEIMTLLPGDVIATGTPPGVGAVQDGDVVEVEVEGIGVLRNHVRKG is encoded by the coding sequence ATGAAACTTCTTAGATTCAGAGATGGAAAGGTGGAGAAAAAGGGTGCTGTGGTGGACGGCAAGGTTCGCCGTGTTCAGGGCTCATTCTTTGAGGAATACGTAATAACTGAGGAAGAACACTCGCTTGATGATATCGAGTTCCTCCCCCCTGTGCTCCCTTCAAAGGTTGTTTGCGTGGCGAGGAACTATGCCGCCCATGCGAAGGAGCTAGGCAACGAGGTTCCCGAAACTCCGCTTATATTCCTGAAACCCTCCACGGCTGTGAATAGCCACGAGGGTGTTGTCGAGTATCCCCCCTCAAGCTCCCAGGTGGACTACGAAGGTGAGCTCGGTGTTGTGATCGGGAAGCATTGCAAGAACGTTAAACCTGAGAAGGCGGAGGAGTTTATCTTCGGCTATACCGCACTGAACGATTTCACAGCAAGGGATATCCAGAAGGAGGAAGGGAAGTTCACCAGAGCGAAATCCTTTGACACCTTTGCCCCCTTCGGCCCCTTTATTGAGACGGATATGGATTGGCGAAGCAAAAGGGTGCAGACCAGAGTTAACGGCGAGACGAAGCAGGACGGTACGACGGAGCAGATGATCTTCGATATACCGACACTCATCTCCTTCATCTCAGAGATTATGACCCTTCTGCCGGGTGACGTAATAGCCACGGGTACACCCCCCGGAGTCGGCGCTGTTCAGGACGGCGATGTTGTTGAGGTTGAGGTGGAAGGAATCGGCGTATTAAGGAACCATGTCCGCAAGGGATGA
- a CDS encoding pyruvate kinase alpha/beta domain-containing protein: MFETKDTVYFSEAGAVNTEKALETAVQTAVKESVQAIVVATSTGETAFKLKDTADRLGYGGKLIAVRYHEGFHKPNEHMMNEENLTKLHSMGFDVHTGTHALSSITRSFRIKWQGIGVPEIVAETLRLFGRGLKTCVEVAVMAADGGRIPDIHEDVIAIAGTSKGADTALLLRAAYQNTFIQDMKIRRIICKPEVF, from the coding sequence ATGTTTGAAACCAAAGATACAGTTTATTTTAGCGAGGCGGGGGCTGTCAATACGGAAAAAGCCCTTGAAACAGCTGTGCAGACCGCTGTTAAGGAATCTGTGCAGGCCATCGTTGTGGCAACGTCCACAGGCGAAACCGCCTTTAAGCTAAAGGATACGGCAGACCGCCTCGGCTACGGCGGCAAGCTTATCGCCGTAAGATACCACGAAGGGTTCCATAAACCCAACGAACACATGATGAATGAAGAAAATTTAACAAAGCTGCACAGCATGGGCTTCGATGTGCATACAGGGACCCACGCCCTCAGTTCCATAACTAGATCCTTCCGGATCAAGTGGCAGGGGATAGGCGTTCCGGAGATCGTTGCCGAAACCTTGAGGCTCTTCGGAAGAGGGCTTAAAACCTGCGTTGAGGTGGCCGTTATGGCGGCGGACGGCGGGAGGATACCCGATATCCATGAAGACGTTATAGCAATAGCCGGAACCTCCAAAGGTGCGGATACCGCTCTGCTTCTCAGGGCGGCTTATCAGAATACATTTATACAGGACATGAAGATCCGGCGGATTATCTGCAAGCCGGAGGTGTTCTGA
- a CDS encoding metallophosphoesterase family protein, whose product MRILIISDTHTDSTEKLPKVILEEAAKADTILHAGDIDNYQLIRELKSINPSVYAVRGNMDEGLGDGSLPATRQMSFEGVLIGIAHGHGSPFGLENRLLYLFPDADIIVYGHTHKPFWGEIGGVYMLNPGSPTANRYQNSGSYAVLTIDENGFNAVIHIIE is encoded by the coding sequence ATGAGGATCCTGATTATATCCGACACCCACACAGATTCAACAGAAAAACTCCCGAAGGTTATTCTGGAGGAGGCCGCAAAGGCCGATACAATCCTGCATGCGGGGGATATTGACAACTACCAGCTCATTAGAGAACTGAAAAGTATTAACCCTTCGGTCTATGCAGTTAGAGGCAATATGGACGAGGGACTGGGTGACGGCTCGCTCCCCGCAACGAGGCAGATGAGCTTTGAAGGGGTTTTAATAGGCATTGCCCACGGGCACGGTAGCCCCTTCGGCCTTGAAAACAGGCTGTTGTATCTTTTCCCCGATGCGGATATAATCGTCTACGGTCATACCCATAAACCATTCTGGGGTGAAATCGGCGGTGTATATATGCTTAACCCCGGAAGCCCCACAGCAAACAGATACCAGAACAGCGGAAGCTACGCCGTTCTCACCATTGATGAAAACGGGTTCAACGCTGTAATCCATATTATTGAATAG
- a CDS encoding NAD(P)/FAD-dependent oxidoreductase gives MKVAIIGAGSSGITAAYMLMKHGGIQVDLYEKGNDITVRDRKEVMSGFGGAGAYSDGKLTLTTEYGGWLTDYMAESKLERLIDEADDIWKTISGVHEIDSAGNYEKIKDLQYQCSRENLKLYPAKIRHLGTDNCLLFIQRMSEMFRESENVNLICNAEVLDFIVEDDRVVGLRVLEDGEEKEKHYDKVISAVGRSGNSWMQEMVRKYTMDYELNPVDIGVRVEVPRAVTDNFTNELYEFKIKYFTREFEDEVRTFCVNPGGFVSIEKNKNDLLTVNGHSYKNKKSENTNFALLVSTKFTEPFDEPLKYGMHIAALSNMLAGGNSVIVQRFGDLTRGRRSTDSRIRKNFVTPTLKDAMPGDLSFVLPYRYLHNLIETIDHLNAVMPGMSDPNTLLYGVEVKFYSVRLKVGSNMRSKDLENLYCTGDGAGLTRGIIQASVSGLIAAKDIIGE, from the coding sequence ATGAAAGTTGCTATTATAGGAGCGGGCAGCTCCGGAATCACTGCCGCCTACATGCTGATGAAGCATGGCGGCATTCAGGTTGACCTTTACGAAAAAGGAAACGATATAACAGTAAGGGACCGCAAAGAGGTTATGAGCGGATTCGGCGGCGCCGGTGCATACTCCGATGGAAAGCTTACACTCACCACAGAATACGGCGGCTGGCTTACTGACTACATGGCTGAAAGCAAGCTGGAAAGGCTTATTGATGAAGCGGATGATATATGGAAGACGATCAGCGGCGTCCACGAGATAGATTCAGCTGGAAACTATGAAAAGATCAAGGATCTCCAGTACCAGTGCAGCCGTGAAAACCTGAAGCTCTATCCTGCAAAGATACGCCACCTCGGTACGGACAACTGCCTCCTCTTCATCCAGCGCATGTCCGAGATGTTCCGTGAGTCGGAGAACGTAAACCTTATCTGCAACGCCGAGGTACTCGATTTCATCGTTGAGGACGACAGGGTTGTGGGTCTTCGTGTCCTTGAGGACGGCGAGGAGAAGGAAAAGCATTACGACAAGGTAATCAGCGCAGTGGGCAGAAGCGGAAACAGCTGGATGCAGGAGATGGTTCGCAAATACACCATGGACTACGAGCTGAACCCCGTTGATATCGGCGTCAGAGTCGAGGTCCCCAGGGCTGTTACGGACAACTTCACAAACGAACTTTATGAGTTCAAGATAAAGTATTTCACCAGAGAATTCGAGGATGAGGTCCGCACATTCTGCGTTAACCCCGGTGGATTTGTCTCCATAGAGAAGAATAAGAACGATCTGCTCACCGTTAACGGACACAGCTACAAGAACAAAAAGAGCGAGAACACCAACTTCGCCCTGCTCGTATCTACAAAATTCACCGAACCCTTCGACGAGCCACTTAAGTACGGCATGCACATCGCCGCACTCTCAAACATGCTCGCAGGGGGCAACAGCGTTATCGTTCAGCGTTTCGGTGATCTAACCAGAGGGCGCCGCTCCACGGACAGCAGGATACGCAAGAACTTCGTAACCCCAACCCTCAAGGATGCGATGCCCGGTGATCTCTCCTTCGTGCTCCCATACAGGTATCTGCACAACCTCATCGAAACCATCGACCACCTCAACGCAGTTATGCCGGGGATGAGCGATCCCAACACGCTCCTCTACGGTGTGGAGGTCAAGTTCTATTCCGTTCGCCTTAAGGTCGGCTCCAACATGCGCTCCAAGGATCTTGAAAACCTCTACTGTACAGGGGACGGAGCTGGACTCACAAGGGGCATTATACAGGCATCGGTCTCCGGCCTTATTGCGGCGAAGGATATAATCGGGGAATAA
- a CDS encoding 2-hydroxyacid dehydrogenase: MKTAVFSTKPYDMEYLGRAFQDAGIEHEFFEARLRKKTAKLARNFEAVCIFVNDTADAEVLEELSGFGIKLVTLRCAGFNNVDLKKAEELGIKVTRVPAYSPYSVAEHTIGLMLSLNRHFHRAFWRVREANFSLDGLMGFDMHGKTVGVIGTGSIGRVVCRILNGFGMKVLGYDIYEDEELKKLGITYTDTETIFKESDIITLHTPLTPETKYLINENTLAMMKEGIMLINTSRGGLVDTRAVISALKSGRIGSLGLDVYEEEGDLFFEDLSDYIVQDDVFMRLLTFPNVLITGHQAFFTTNAMEAIAETTAQNIKSLEVGRELENSVTTEKTA; encoded by the coding sequence ATGAAAACAGCGGTATTCAGCACCAAGCCCTACGATATGGAGTACCTCGGCAGAGCATTTCAGGATGCCGGTATCGAGCATGAATTCTTCGAAGCGAGATTGAGGAAGAAGACGGCAAAGCTTGCCAGAAACTTCGAGGCTGTGTGTATCTTCGTGAACGACACGGCGGATGCTGAGGTTCTTGAGGAGCTCAGCGGTTTCGGAATAAAGCTTGTAACCCTCCGCTGTGCCGGATTCAATAACGTGGATCTCAAGAAGGCAGAGGAGCTTGGGATAAAGGTTACCCGTGTTCCGGCCTACTCCCCATACTCCGTGGCAGAGCACACCATCGGCCTAATGCTCAGCCTCAACAGGCACTTCCACAGGGCGTTCTGGCGTGTGCGGGAGGCAAACTTCTCCCTCGACGGACTCATGGGATTTGATATGCACGGCAAAACCGTTGGCGTTATCGGAACGGGCTCCATCGGAAGGGTGGTCTGTAGAATCCTCAACGGCTTCGGCATGAAGGTGCTGGGATATGATATATACGAGGATGAGGAGCTTAAAAAGCTGGGCATCACCTATACGGATACTGAAACGATATTCAAAGAATCGGACATTATAACACTGCACACACCCCTGACCCCCGAAACGAAATATCTTATCAATGAGAACACCCTCGCCATGATGAAGGAGGGCATAATGCTCATAAACACAAGCCGTGGAGGGTTAGTGGATACTAGAGCCGTTATCTCAGCACTCAAGAGCGGCCGGATAGGCTCCTTAGGCCTTGATGTTTACGAGGAGGAGGGGGATCTCTTCTTTGAGGACCTCTCAGACTACATCGTACAGGATGACGTTTTCATGCGCCTGCTCACCTTCCCAAATGTTCTGATAACAGGGCACCAGGCCTTCTTTACTACAAATGCCATGGAGGCGATCGCAGAAACAACAGCACAGAACATAAAGAGTCTTGAGGTAGGAAGGGAACTCGAAAACAGTGTTACAACGGAGAAGACAGCCTAA
- a CDS encoding 4'-phosphopantetheinyl transferase family protein, with translation MEKPALALIRGYKTSLNGELVKMLEKLPPSARQRCARFKRDAPKINYASSRLLLTHILNGDTSILDKIEKGESGKPFIHGFPDFSITHTEGFAAAGCVNKGEIGIDAERIRDIELEDFEDYLTEMELTHILAEGEGEAGLRFLRLWTAKEAAMKAAGTGLREPLSDACVYPGYVRYLDTDYKLTHLDIDGYIITLCTTEDAAVDFRILGSIL, from the coding sequence ATGGAAAAACCGGCACTAGCTTTAATCAGAGGATACAAAACATCGCTGAACGGGGAGCTTGTGAAGATGCTGGAAAAGCTCCCCCCATCGGCACGCCAGAGGTGCGCCCGCTTTAAGAGGGATGCCCCTAAGATTAACTACGCCTCCTCCAGGCTCCTTTTGACCCATATACTCAATGGTGACACTTCAATATTAGACAAAATCGAGAAAGGGGAATCCGGTAAGCCCTTTATCCATGGCTTCCCCGATTTCAGCATTACCCATACCGAAGGATTTGCCGCTGCAGGGTGCGTTAATAAAGGGGAGATTGGCATTGATGCGGAGCGGATACGGGATATTGAACTGGAGGATTTTGAGGACTATCTCACAGAGATGGAACTGACCCACATCCTGGCAGAGGGGGAGGGTGAGGCAGGCCTCCGGTTTTTGAGGCTATGGACAGCGAAGGAAGCCGCCATGAAGGCAGCCGGAACGGGGCTCAGGGAACCGCTGTCCGATGCCTGTGTCTATCCCGGCTATGTCCGCTACCTGGACACAGACTACAAGCTCACCCACCTTGACATTGACGGGTATATAATAACCCTCTGCACAACTGAAGATGCCGCTGTGGATTTCAGGATTCTCGGGAGTATCCTTTAG
- a CDS encoding YcjF family protein yields the protein METAEKTVFETLSFEERKEKADETVKKHVYAAMGVGLVPIPVVDFVGVTGVQIDMLNKLAKFYGIPFKKDRVKNILSSLVGGLIPAGLGLPVASLLKAVPVVGTTVGALGMPIVAGASTYAVGRVFVQHFESGGTFLSFDPGSVREHFEEEFKTGQKVARAAADKK from the coding sequence ATGGAAACAGCAGAAAAAACAGTATTTGAGACCCTCAGCTTTGAGGAGCGCAAGGAGAAGGCGGACGAAACTGTCAAGAAGCACGTTTATGCCGCCATGGGTGTTGGTCTCGTCCCTATTCCCGTTGTAGACTTTGTTGGTGTTACGGGCGTTCAGATCGATATGCTCAACAAGCTTGCCAAGTTCTACGGCATCCCCTTCAAGAAGGATCGTGTTAAGAACATCCTCAGCTCCCTCGTGGGCGGACTCATCCCCGCAGGCCTCGGTTTACCCGTAGCAAGTCTTTTAAAGGCGGTTCCCGTTGTGGGTACAACCGTTGGCGCACTCGGAATGCCTATCGTTGCCGGCGCTTCAACGTATGCAGTGGGCAGGGTTTTTGTTCAGCACTTCGAATCAGGCGGAACATTCCTCAGCTTCGACCCCGGCAGTGTAAGGGAGCATTTCGAAGAGGAATTCAAAACCGGGCAGAAGGTTGCAAGAGCCGCGGCGGACAAGAAGTAA